A window of Streptomyces gilvosporeus contains these coding sequences:
- a CDS encoding aminoglycoside phosphotransferase family protein, with protein sequence MTDSEIEITADLVHDLLQEQHPDLAELAIHEVTGGWDNQQCRLGDELAVRMPRTERAPDLQRKECRWLPVLAPRLPLPVPNPVRTGEPSSRFPRPWTIMTWVPGEPLDQTAISRGDHAADTLAGFLRALHVEAPAEAPTSSDRGAHPKKCTDGFDHFFHAVVPGAIADEVRAVWDDAVTAPEWEGPPVWVHGDLHPANVVVSDGTLSGVIDFGDMFAGDPAWDLAAAWVVLPAGAASRFFDAYAHADGATIRRARGLAALKSLFLMLMGQNGDRGLPGGKPTWGPAGQAALDRVLRGDLM encoded by the coding sequence ATGACCGACTCCGAGATCGAGATCACCGCAGACCTGGTCCACGACCTGCTGCAAGAGCAGCATCCGGACCTTGCAGAGCTGGCCATCCATGAGGTAACGGGCGGGTGGGACAACCAACAGTGCCGCCTCGGCGACGAGTTGGCTGTGCGCATGCCGCGTACAGAACGTGCCCCCGATCTCCAACGCAAGGAGTGCCGATGGCTGCCCGTCCTGGCCCCGCGTCTGCCGCTCCCGGTCCCGAACCCTGTGCGGACCGGTGAACCGTCGTCACGCTTCCCGAGGCCCTGGACCATCATGACGTGGGTTCCTGGCGAGCCACTGGACCAGACCGCGATCAGCCGCGGCGACCACGCGGCCGACACGCTGGCGGGCTTCCTCAGGGCGCTCCATGTGGAGGCGCCCGCCGAGGCACCGACCAGTTCGGACCGCGGCGCTCACCCCAAGAAGTGCACGGACGGCTTCGACCACTTCTTTCACGCCGTTGTCCCCGGCGCCATTGCCGACGAGGTCCGGGCTGTCTGGGATGACGCCGTTACGGCCCCGGAGTGGGAGGGCCCGCCGGTATGGGTGCACGGTGACCTTCATCCCGCGAATGTCGTCGTCTCGGACGGCACGCTGTCGGGCGTGATCGACTTCGGCGACATGTTCGCCGGCGATCCGGCGTGGGACCTCGCGGCCGCATGGGTCGTCCTCCCCGCGGGCGCCGCCTCACGCTTCTTCGACGCCTACGCGCATGCGGACGGGGCAACGATCCGGCGCGCCCGCGGGCTGGCTGCTCTGAAAAGCCTGTTCCTCATGCTTATGGGCCAGAACGGAGACCGGGGCCTTCCCGGCGGCAAGCCGACATGGGGACCCGCAGGGCAGGCGGCGCTCGATCGTGTTCTGAGAGGCGATTTGATGTAG
- a CDS encoding NAD(P)-dependent oxidoreductase yields the protein MSKIVLFGATGTIGSRILDEALRRGHQVTAAVRDPVKVTTTSPALTVIYGDVLDPESVAEVAKGQDVVVSAVGGGDGPGHIATIRPAAEALVDGLRMLGGEMPRLIAVGGAGSLRKPDGVQVWDTEGLPIPLLQIMHAHGDALDFYRTVSDVRWTNISPAASIEPGERTGTYRTALDDLIVAEDGSSRISTEDYAVALLDELEQPAHLGERFTVGY from the coding sequence GTGTCTAAGATCGTCCTGTTCGGCGCCACGGGAACCATCGGATCCCGCATCCTGGACGAGGCGCTCCGTCGCGGCCATCAGGTTACGGCCGCCGTACGTGACCCAGTGAAAGTCACCACGACCAGCCCTGCCCTGACCGTTATTTACGGTGACGTCCTCGACCCTGAGTCCGTCGCAGAGGTGGCGAAGGGACAGGACGTCGTGGTCAGCGCGGTCGGCGGCGGCGACGGCCCGGGCCACATTGCCACCATTCGACCGGCCGCCGAGGCGCTGGTCGACGGCCTGCGCATGCTGGGCGGGGAGATGCCCCGGCTGATCGCGGTCGGCGGCGCCGGCTCGCTCCGCAAGCCCGACGGCGTCCAGGTCTGGGACACCGAGGGCCTCCCGATCCCGCTGCTGCAGATCATGCACGCGCACGGCGACGCGCTGGACTTCTACCGCACCGTCTCCGACGTCCGGTGGACCAACATCAGCCCGGCCGCGTCCATCGAGCCCGGCGAGCGCACCGGCACCTACCGCACCGCCCTCGACGACCTGATCGTCGCCGAAGACGGCAGCAGCCGGATCTCCACCGAGGACTACGCCGTCGCGCTTCTCGACGAGCTCGAGCAGCCCGCCCACCTCGGCGAGCGCTTCACCGTCGGCTACTGA
- a CDS encoding DUF5958 family protein codes for MTEPSSDDARTLRRETERVVNEIAQGLRTLDAGAGWFAGLTPTRQQEVLQEVAGYAMQAHMTAADGRAGVARSGVKPTANPSVMICTDPPRYGFASLPAAEHVKAFRVLVSAFAIADTRRRETYCKGACGHAWHNLPAADVSGSSNTAHS; via the coding sequence ATGACCGAACCGAGCAGCGACGACGCCCGGACCTTGCGGCGCGAGACCGAGCGGGTCGTCAACGAGATCGCCCAAGGGCTCCGCACGTTGGACGCTGGTGCGGGCTGGTTCGCCGGCCTCACCCCGACACGCCAGCAGGAGGTACTGCAGGAAGTCGCCGGCTATGCGATGCAGGCGCACATGACAGCTGCGGACGGCCGTGCGGGGGTGGCGCGGTCCGGTGTGAAGCCCACGGCCAACCCTTCGGTAATGATCTGCACGGACCCGCCCCGCTACGGGTTCGCGAGTCTCCCCGCCGCTGAACACGTCAAGGCATTCCGTGTCCTCGTCTCCGCGTTCGCCATTGCCGACACTCGCCGCCGCGAGACGTACTGCAAAGGTGCCTGCGGACATGCATGGCACAACCTGCCAGCGGCAGACGTATCCGGTTCGTCCAACACGGCCCACTCGTGA
- a CDS encoding amidase domain-containing protein — MTEADEETAAELYRLAGMVGISDPDKVLKEQNRASHVEMDMLAADIPKANTDPAAVRAWWNGLSERQQHDMMPAEPVQLAHLDGIPESVKREMRGTDGKFDRIKMVEYALENWDKQDPIQFKNNCTNFVSQALDHAGMQKKLDPLSGPDGDDTWGHESGVGNDWWDSRMYYSKSWAGAENQQNFMLKHGGEEVPASQVRPGDIIHYEQQGPNDEIEHGNTHHAAVVTAVMPDGEIKYTQHQDSYQNVSLQGRLPATENAEGQQNIRIVRPHPDRY, encoded by the coding sequence GTGACCGAAGCGGACGAGGAAACAGCGGCCGAGCTGTACCGTCTGGCAGGAATGGTCGGAATCAGCGACCCGGACAAGGTCCTCAAAGAGCAGAACCGTGCCTCGCATGTCGAGATGGACATGCTCGCCGCCGACATCCCGAAGGCGAACACCGACCCGGCCGCGGTACGCGCCTGGTGGAACGGCCTGAGCGAGAGGCAGCAGCACGACATGATGCCGGCCGAGCCGGTGCAACTCGCCCACCTCGACGGAATCCCGGAGAGCGTCAAACGCGAAATGCGCGGCACGGACGGGAAATTCGACCGCATCAAGATGGTGGAATACGCGCTGGAGAACTGGGACAAGCAGGATCCGATTCAGTTCAAGAACAACTGCACCAACTTCGTCTCCCAAGCGCTCGACCACGCCGGCATGCAGAAGAAGCTCGATCCCTTGTCCGGCCCGGACGGTGACGACACGTGGGGTCACGAGAGCGGTGTCGGCAACGACTGGTGGGACTCCCGGATGTATTACTCCAAGTCCTGGGCCGGGGCGGAGAATCAGCAGAACTTCATGCTCAAGCACGGTGGCGAGGAGGTCCCGGCGTCCCAGGTCAGGCCCGGCGACATCATTCATTACGAACAGCAGGGACCCAACGACGAAATCGAGCACGGCAACACCCATCACGCGGCTGTGGTCACGGCCGTGATGCCGGACGGCGAGATCAAGTACACACAGCACCAGGACTCTTACCAGAACGTGAGTCTGCAAGGCCGGCTCCCGGCAACGGAGAATGCCGAAGGCCAGCAGAACATCCGCATCGTCCGCCCGCATCCGGATAGGTACTGA
- a CDS encoding SDR family NAD(P)-dependent oxidoreductase has protein sequence MTITDQQPLGAPFSASTNAEDIVAGLDLSGKTAVVTGGYSGLGLETTRALTAAGARVIVPARRPDVARVALKKVRNCEVIPMDLADVDSVRSASAHISDRLDRLDLLMAVAGVMATPERRVGPGWEGQFTANHFGHFTLACELYPLLAAADGARVVVNSSAGHTLTGIRWHDPHFRTGYDKWLAYGQAKTANALFAVHLDAIGKGDGVRAFALHPGKIITGLQREMTLQAQIDRGWVDEHGNVIGDGFKTTSQGAATGLWAATSPLLDGRGGLYLEDCDVARVSAPGTPMDDGGVRAYAIDPDEAARLWDLSLAVTGATPITR, from the coding sequence ATGACCATTACCGATCAGCAGCCGCTCGGCGCGCCCTTCTCCGCCTCCACCAACGCCGAGGACATCGTGGCCGGCCTCGATCTCTCCGGAAAGACGGCCGTGGTGACCGGGGGCTATTCCGGGCTCGGTCTGGAGACCACCCGGGCGCTGACGGCCGCCGGAGCCCGGGTCATCGTTCCCGCCCGCCGCCCCGACGTTGCCCGTGTTGCATTGAAGAAGGTGAGGAACTGCGAGGTCATCCCCATGGACCTGGCCGACGTCGACAGCGTCCGTTCAGCCTCCGCGCACATCAGCGACCGTCTCGACCGGCTCGACCTGCTGATGGCTGTCGCCGGAGTCATGGCCACCCCGGAACGGCGCGTCGGGCCCGGCTGGGAAGGCCAGTTCACCGCCAACCACTTCGGGCACTTCACCCTCGCCTGCGAGCTCTATCCGCTCTTGGCCGCCGCAGACGGCGCGCGCGTCGTCGTCAACAGCTCGGCCGGGCACACCCTGACCGGCATCCGCTGGCACGATCCGCACTTTCGTACCGGCTACGACAAGTGGCTGGCCTACGGCCAGGCCAAGACCGCCAACGCCCTGTTCGCCGTGCACCTCGACGCCATCGGGAAAGGCGACGGCGTCCGGGCATTCGCCCTCCACCCCGGCAAGATCATCACCGGGCTGCAGCGGGAGATGACCCTCCAAGCGCAGATCGACCGCGGCTGGGTGGACGAGCACGGCAATGTCATCGGCGACGGCTTCAAAACCACCTCCCAGGGGGCCGCCACCGGTCTGTGGGCCGCCACGTCCCCGCTACTCGACGGCCGAGGCGGCCTCTATCTGGAGGACTGCGACGTCGCACGCGTCTCCGCCCCCGGCACCCCCATGGATGACGGCGGCGTCCGCGCATACGCCATCGACCCCGACGAGGCGGCCCGGCTCTGGGACCTGTCTCTCGCCGTGACCGGCGCCACGCCGATCACCCGATGA
- a CDS encoding WXG100 family type VII secretion target: MGDIRVDTAKVRSTGDDMKALSSDTQRRLSHVLDSSWEVYYDALLWKSGSAVMSCRTAWEDHMVELAKKMGELGQKLQDSADGYDAADQEAVSWLRAGMRPAEALTPWSRTRISSAPTHGSERTPPTTGRHWRSTR; the protein is encoded by the coding sequence GTGGGCGACATACGCGTGGACACGGCGAAGGTGCGCAGCACCGGCGATGACATGAAGGCGTTGTCGAGCGACACGCAGCGGCGTCTGTCGCATGTCCTCGACAGCTCTTGGGAGGTCTACTACGACGCCCTGCTCTGGAAGAGCGGAAGCGCTGTGATGTCGTGCCGCACTGCCTGGGAAGACCATATGGTCGAGCTCGCCAAGAAAATGGGCGAGCTGGGGCAGAAGTTGCAGGACTCCGCCGACGGCTACGACGCCGCGGACCAGGAAGCCGTTTCGTGGTTGAGGGCTGGTATGCGACCTGCGGAGGCACTGACACCATGGTCTCGTACTCGGATCTCATCAGCGCCCACCCACGGAAGTGAAAGGACGCCGCCGACGACTGGGCGGCATTGGCGAAGTACGCGTTGA